The Bradyrhizobium oligotrophicum S58 genome contains the following window.
CGACACCTTGGCCAGGCACGCGATCGTGCCGCAGCAGCAGTTCGCCTACACGACCGGCAAGAACGCCTCAGACATCACGCTGGTGATCGACGCGATGGACCTGCTGCACAGCGGCCGCTTCGACGGCTTCTGCCTGGTGTCGTCCGACAGCGATTTCACGCGGCTTGCGGCGCGCATCCGCGAGCAGGGCATCGACGTGTTCGGCTTCGGCGAGCAGAAGACGCCGGAGAGCTTCCGACAGGCCTGCCGCAGGTTCATCTACACGGAGAATTTGCGCAACGATGCTGCAAGCAAGGATGCGGGTAGCGCAGCGGCGCCGAAGCCGCTGCTGCCGGTCACCGCGGCGACGCCGATGATCAAGAAGGTCATCACCCAGATGGAGAGCGAGGACGGCTGGGTCGCGCTCGGCGAGGTCGGGAAGCAGCTCTCCAACCTGGTGTCCGACTTCGACCCGCGGACCTATGGCTGCCGCAAGCTGAGCGATCTCGTGCGCAAGACCGGCGGCTTCGAGATCGAGGAGCAGTCCAAGGGCGGCGGCTCGGTGCGTATCCGCGTCAAGGCGGCGAGCCCGCCGCAGCCCAAGGCGACGGTCCCGCAGCCAAGAGCGAGGACGCCGAGGTCTGGACAGCGCGAGGCGGCAATCAAGGCGTAGTTCAGCCTGCTCGTCGAGAGTAGGGTGGGCAAAAAGCGGCCGCCGAAGGCGGCAGCGTGCCCACCGTTGGGTGGCATGCGCGGCGGCGAGATGGTGGGCACGGCGCCAGCGCGATCTGTCGTTGGGAGAGAGCAGTGCTGCGCCTTTGCCCATCCTCCCTTTCTTTGCCACAACGCAAGTCAGGCGATAGGAACGCGCGCTGTTTCGGCGCGACGACTGCGCTGCTCAGCCGCCCTGCCGCAGCTTCGCCAGCACCTTCAGCCCGCCATAGCCGTCAGCCGGCGCAATACCGGCTTTGGCCTGGAAGTCGCGGATCGCCTTCATGGTGTCGTTGCCGACGCGGCCGTCGGTGCCGCCGGTGTCGAAGCCGGCGGCGGTCAGGCGCTTCTGCATCTCCTGCACCTCGGCGAGCGTCAGCGCGCGTTCCGAGCCGGGGAAGGGTTGCAGGAAGGGCGGTGCGCCCAGGATGCGATCGCCGAGATGGCAGATCGCGAGCGCGTAGCTCATCGCCGGATTGTAGGACTTCACCGAGTAGAAATTTGGTCCGAGCAGGAAGGCGGGGCCGCCCTCGACCGGGATCCACAGCTGCGCTGAAGCGCTCGGCTGCGGGAACGGCTCGCCGTCGGCGCGGGTGATTCCGGCCGCTTGCCAGGTGGCATAGCTACGGCTGCCTGACATGTTGCCGGGCGCGCGCACCTCGTAGCCCCAATGCTCGCCGCGGTGATATTTGCCGCGGTTGACGAGATAGCGCGCGGTCGAGCCGAGCGCGTCGTCGGGCCGCCCGAACGGGTTGATCTTGCCGTCGCCGTCATAGTCGAAGCCGACATTGAGCCAGACTTCGGGCATCCATTGCGTGTGACCCATGGCCCCGGCCCAGGAGCCGCGCATCTCCTCCGGCGTGCTCCAGCCGCGGTCGACGATTTTCAGCGCGTTGGTGAGCTCGGTCTCCCAATAGGCCTTGCGGCGCGGCTCGTTCCAGGCGAGCGCGGCGAGTGCGGGAAACACCGGGCGCATGTGGTTCTGCTGCACCAAGGGATCGCCGAACGCGGACTCGACACCCCACAGTGCCAGCAAGGTGCCGCGCTCGACGCCAAAATCCTTCTCGATGCGCGCGAACAGCGCCTCGTTCTGCTTCAGCGCGATCTTGCCGTTGATGACGCGCCAGTCGGAGACGCGGCGGTTGACGTATTGCCAGAGCTGTTCCTTGAACTCCGGCTGGTTGCGCATTTCCTTGAACACGGTCATGTCCGGCTCGAGCCGCGCCATGACCCGGGTCCAGGTCGACTGCGAGATGCCCTTGGCGAGCGCGCGGGCACGAAAGCCGTCGCGCCAGGCCTCGAACTCGGCCGGCGCAGCCATTGCCGGGAGGGCAGGGACGAGCAGCGCGGCGGTGCCGAGGCCGGAGCGGAGCAGGGCGCGGCGGGTCAGGGAAGCGGGCTGTGAATCGGGCTGTGTCATGGCGGCCATTCTACCCGCTGCGGGGAGGGAACGGCAAAGCGGGAACTTTCACGCCTGATGGAGCTCGGCGGCGATCCGGGCGAGCCAGCGGCGGATGGTTGCGAGGTCCCGCCTGCTCAGGCCGCCGGTCAGCCGCCGCTCCAGCGCGGTGGCCTGGCGCCGCGCCTTGACGAGCAAAGCGAGGCCGTGGCGGGTCAGGTCCCACTGTAGCACCCGGCCATGCACGGGATGCGGCGTCCTGCGGATCGCACCGTCGCGCTCCAGATTGCCGATGATGACGTTGACGGTCTGCGGCGTCAGCAGGGCGACGCGGGCGAGGTCGGCACCGGACAGTCCCGGATAGGCCTTCAGCATCGTCAACACCACGAATTGCGGATGGGTCAGTCCGGTCGAGGTGAGCGCGCGGTCCAGCGACAGCCGCGCCGCGGCCTGCGCCTGGCGCAGCAGGTAGGCAAGGTAGCCGTCCTCGCCGCGCTTGCCCTCGCCCGGAGATGGTGGGCGGATCGGCCGCGCCGGTGGCTTTAACTTGCGCGGGGTGCGCGACGTCGTCGGCGCTCGCGAGGTCGTCAATGCCTTCGGCTTGCGCATGATATCAGAGCTCTGATAAGTTGACAGACATATGATAACACGAGAGACGCCACATGTCACATGCACGCAGCGAGTACAAGGACTTCAGGAGCCTGGCGCCGGAGCTCTATGACGCCATTCTTGCCGTCAGCCAGCAGGCAGCCAAGGCCGGGCTCGACAAGCAGCTGCTCGAGCTGATCAAGATCCGCGCGTCGCAGATCAACGGCTGTGCGTTCTGCGTGCAGCATCACGTGCTGCTGGCCGAGAAGCTCGGCGTCTCCGCCGACAAGATCAATCTCGTCGTGGCGTGGCGCGAGGCGCCGCAATTCTCGCCACGCGAGCGTGCGGCGCTGGCGTTCACCGAGGCGCTGACCACGCTGCAGGGGGGCGTCGACGACGAAGTCTATGCCGAGGCCCGGGCTGAATTCTCGGAGACGGAGCTGGTGTTCCTGACGTCGGCGGTCGGCGTGATCAATCTCTGG
Protein-coding sequences here:
- a CDS encoding NYN domain-containing protein, which encodes MPSEARSPRLAVLIDADNASAKIVDGLFEEIAKIGEASVRRIYGDFSSPRSKPWADTLARHAIVPQQQFAYTTGKNASDITLVIDAMDLLHSGRFDGFCLVSSDSDFTRLAARIREQGIDVFGFGEQKTPESFRQACRRFIYTENLRNDAASKDAGSAAAPKPLLPVTAATPMIKKVITQMESEDGWVALGEVGKQLSNLVSDFDPRTYGCRKLSDLVRKTGGFEIEEQSKGGGSVRIRVKAASPPQPKATVPQPRARTPRSGQREAAIKA
- a CDS encoding lytic murein transglycosylase, coding for MTQPDSQPASLTRRALLRSGLGTAALLVPALPAMAAPAEFEAWRDGFRARALAKGISQSTWTRVMARLEPDMTVFKEMRNQPEFKEQLWQYVNRRVSDWRVINGKIALKQNEALFARIEKDFGVERGTLLALWGVESAFGDPLVQQNHMRPVFPALAALAWNEPRRKAYWETELTNALKIVDRGWSTPEEMRGSWAGAMGHTQWMPEVWLNVGFDYDGDGKINPFGRPDDALGSTARYLVNRGKYHRGEHWGYEVRAPGNMSGSRSYATWQAAGITRADGEPFPQPSASAQLWIPVEGGPAFLLGPNFYSVKSYNPAMSYALAICHLGDRILGAPPFLQPFPGSERALTLAEVQEMQKRLTAAGFDTGGTDGRVGNDTMKAIRDFQAKAGIAPADGYGGLKVLAKLRQGG
- a CDS encoding MarR family winged helix-turn-helix transcriptional regulator — protein: MRKPKALTTSRAPTTSRTPRKLKPPARPIRPPSPGEGKRGEDGYLAYLLRQAQAAARLSLDRALTSTGLTHPQFVVLTMLKAYPGLSGADLARVALLTPQTVNVIIGNLERDGAIRRTPHPVHGRVLQWDLTRHGLALLVKARRQATALERRLTGGLSRRDLATIRRWLARIAAELHQA
- a CDS encoding carboxymuconolactone decarboxylase family protein — translated: MSHARSEYKDFRSLAPELYDAILAVSQQAAKAGLDKQLLELIKIRASQINGCAFCVQHHVLLAEKLGVSADKINLVVAWREAPQFSPRERAALAFTEALTTLQGGVDDEVYAEARAEFSETELVFLTSAVGVINLWNRYGVAFRWTPPERPARTAP